Proteins found in one Vagococcus carniphilus genomic segment:
- a CDS encoding GNAT family N-acetyltransferase, which yields MKYIEIKKYAFNKLSSEQLIELCQLYNNTLEKAFVWQKESRIDLDSFVKMIDVELAYLAYEEEQLVGFLTLYEPDTFIHFLFIDTALQKSGVGSALLGKIELDFPNEDISLKCLLQNKNALSFYKKKGFKVVETKDDLGLESYQLLVKESQADV from the coding sequence ATGAAGTACATAGAAATAAAAAAATATGCATTTAATAAATTATCAAGTGAACAGTTAATAGAGCTGTGTCAGTTGTATAATAATACTTTAGAGAAAGCTTTTGTTTGGCAAAAAGAGTCTAGAATCGATTTAGATTCATTTGTTAAAATGATTGATGTTGAACTGGCTTATCTTGCCTATGAAGAGGAACAGTTAGTTGGATTTTTAACACTCTATGAACCTGACACGTTTATTCATTTTCTTTTTATAGATACAGCTCTGCAAAAAAGTGGTGTTGGTAGTGCGCTATTAGGAAAAATAGAGCTTGATTTTCCTAATGAGGACATATCTTTAAAATGTTTATTACAAAATAAAAATGCATTGAGTTTTTATAAGAAAAAAGGTTTCAAAGTAGTTGAAACTAAAGATGATTTAGGTTTAGAAAGTTATCAATTATTGGTAAAAGAGAGTCAGGCAGACGTTTAG